The Variovorax sp. PMC12 genome segment TCTTCCAGCACCAGCGCGAGCCGCCCCTGCGCCACGTGCGGCATCACCTGGTAGGAGAAGAAGGTGCCGAAGCCCATGCCCGCCGCGCAGGCTTCGATGGCCGGTGCGATGTGGTTGAACTCCAGCCGGTTGTCCGGCGTCACGCCGATGGTCTTGCCGCCGTCGCGGAACAGCCATTGCGGCGGCGCATCGACCCGGCCGCGCACGCAGGGCGCGCCGTTCAGCTCGCGCGGATGTTGCGGCGTGCCGTGCGCTGCCAGGTAGGCGGGGCTGGCCGCCACCACGCGGCGGATGGTGCCCAGCGTCTGCGCCACCAGCGACGAGTCTTCCAGCGGGCTGATGCGGATGCCCACGTCGACGCCCTCTTCGAGCAGGCTCACCGTGCGGTCGTACAGGCGCACGCTGCAGCGCACCTTTTCATAGCGCTTCATGAAGCGCACGATGGCCGGCGCCACGTACATGTGGCCGAACAGCACCGGCGCGGTGATGGTGAGCTGCCCGGCCGGCTCGCGTGCCTCGGCCTTCAGCGCGAGGTCGGCGGCGTCGGCCGCCAGCAGCACTTCGCGCGCGCTCGGCAGGTAGTGGCGGCCCTCCTCGGTCAGCGAAAGGCGGCGCGTGGTGCGGTGGAACAGGCGCACGCCCAGGTGCGCCTCCAGCGACGCCAGCGAGCGCACCACCGCGGGCAGCGAAGTGCCGAGCGCCTCGGCGGCGCGGGTCAGGCTGCCCTGGTCGGCAATCTGCACGAAAGTCTGCATGGCCTTGAAACGATCCATGGCGCGATTAAACCGGAAATCGCAGCAGTCAAATACAGAAGTGGCTATTCATTCATCCGGCGCAAGAGAGAAGAATCGGCACCGTACTCGCTCAAAGACATCCCAGAAGGACCCTCGCCATGAACGCCACCCGACCCATTCGCCCCATCAAGCTCTACGGCGCCGCCATTTCGGGCCACGTGCACAGAGTGCGCCTCTTCCTCACGATGCTCGGCCTGCCCTTCGAGAACATCGAACTCGACATGCGCAAGCGCGAGAACCGCACGCCGGAGTTCCTGGCGCGCAACCTCTTCGGCCAGGTGCCGGTGATCGAAGACGGCGATCTGACGCTGGCCGACTCCAACGCCATCCTGGTCTACCTCAACGCGCGCTATTCGCCCGACCCCGCCCGCTGGATGCCGCAGGACGCGGTGGGCGCGGCGCAGGTGCAGCGCTGGTTCTCGGTGGCCGCCGGTCCGCTGGCGTACGGGCCCGCCGCCGCGCGCGTCATGGCGCTGTTCGGGCTGGCCACCGATCCGGCGGAGACGGTGACGCGCTCGCATGCATTGCTGGCGGTGATGGAGGCGCACCTGCGGCAACAGCCCTTCCTCGCGGGCCCGGCCGCCACCCTGGCAGATATCGCGAACTACGCCTACGTGGCGCACGCACCCGAAGGCAGGGTGTCGCTCGACGGCTACGCGCATGTGCGCGAATGGCTCGCGCGGGTGGAGGCGCTGCCCAGCTTCGTGCCAATGGTGCGCACGCCCGTCGGGCTCGCGGCGGCCGCATGATCGCCGCACCGTTCCATGCGGGCGAACGCGCGCTGCAGACGCTTGCGGGATCGCGCGAGCAGATGGAGGCCGCGGGCCCGCGCATCATCCGCGACTTCATGCCCGACCAGCACCGCGAGTTCTTCTCGCTGCTGCCCTTCATCGTGGCGGGCAGCATCGACGACGGGCTGCAGCCCTGGGCCAGCGTGCTCGCGGCGCCCGCCGGCTTCGTGCATTCGCCCGATGCCACGCACCTGCGCATCGACGCGCTGCCCGCGGCGGGCGATCCGCTCGCGGGCCAGCTGAAGCAGGGCGCGACGCTGGGCCTGCTCGGCATCCAGCCGCACACGCGGCGGCGCAACCGCATGAACGGCACCGTCGAGGCCATCGACGCGGCGGGCTTCATGGTCGAGGTGCAGCAGAGCTTCGGCAACTGCCCGCGCTACATCCAGGCACGCGAGCCGGTGTTCGCACCGCCGCGCGGTGATGCGGCGCCCGCGCAATGGCTCGACAAGCTCGACCTGGCGGCGCATCGGCTCATCGGCAGCGCCGACACGCTGTTCATTGCCACTGCGTATCCGAACGAAGTGGCGGTGGGCGACGATGCCGATGCGAGTTCGCACGGCGTCGATGTGTCGCATCGCGGCGGCCGGCCGGGCTTCGTGCGCATCGACGGCGACGACACGCTGACCGTGCCCGACTTCAACGGCAACCGCTTCTTCAACACGCTCGGCAACCTGGCGGCGCATCCGCGCGCGGGTCTGCTGTTCGTCGACTTCGACAGCGGCGACCTGCTGCATGTGGCGGTCACGGCCGAGATCGTCTGGAACGGCCCCGAGGTGGCCGCGTTCGAAGGCGCTGAACGGCTGATGCGCTTCCGTGTGACCCACGCCTTGCGCCGCCCGGCGGCACTGCCGTTGCGCTGGGGAGATGCGCAGCTGTCTGCGCATCTCGCGCACACCGGTCAGTGGAACACCGGCACGCGCGCCGCGACTGACGGCCGGTAGTGCCAGCCGCGCAGGAGCTGCGCGTCGACGTCGGGTGCGCGCTGCAGCAGGGCTTCGAGGCCGGCCGCCGCCAGCGTGCAGGCCAGGGTCTGCCCCGGGCAGGCGTGCGTGCCGTGGCCGAAGCCGAGCATGCGGCGCTTCGCACGCACGAGGACGAAGCTGTCGGGGTCGGGGTTGAACGCCGGATCACGGTTGGCCGAGGCCAGCAGCACCAGCACCGTGTCGCCCGCCGCGAGCGGCGTGCCCGCGATGGTGACGGGCGTTGCCACGAAGCGCCGCGTGTTGTGCACCGAAGGGTCGTGCCGCGCCGTCTCTTCGACGATGGCCTGCAGCCCGTCGCGCGTGCGTGCGGCCGTGCGCAGCGAGGGTTCGCGCAGCAGGGCGATGAGGCTGTTGCCCAGCAGGCCGGCCGTGGCGTCGCAGGTCTGTGAGAGCAGGCCGACCAGGTTGGCGAGCAGCGAGCGCGACGGTGCGGCGCTTTCGGCCATCACGGCCGCCAGCAGCGTGCCCCGGCGCGGCGGCGTGCCCGCGACCAGGTCTTCGAAGCGTGCCATCAATTCGCCTGCCGCCGTGCTTGCGCCCTGCAGTTGGCTCGCCGTCGACAGCGGCGACAGGCAGGCCACGAAGTCGCGCGTCCACAGGTCGACCTGCGGCAGCGCCTCGTCGGCAAAACCCAGCAGGTGCGCGACGGACCGCACCGGCATCGAGAACAACGTGTCGGACAGCGGCTGCTGCTGCGGCACTTGCCGCGCCACCTGCAGGGCAGCTTCGCGCACGGCGTTCAGATCGAGCCCGGCCAACGCCCGCTGCAGCGCGGGCCGTTGGACCTCGTGCGCTGTGCCGTCGTTCATGCGCACCAGGTGGCCGAACACCTCGCCGGCCGGGCTGCCCGCGATGGCGCTCGGCACCGGCTCGGCGGCCGGCCGAACGCGCAGAGCGCCGTGCGCCTGCAGCACTTCTTCGATCACCTCGGCACGGCTGGCCACCCAGAGGCGCAGCTTTTCGTTCCACGCCAGCGGTGGGCCGTTGCGCAGGCTGGCGTAGAAGGGGTAGGGGTCGGCATGCGTCGCGGCCGCGACCGGGTCGAGAGTCGCGTCGGGAGGGGTGGGGCTGTTGTTCCGGTCCATGGCCGCAGTGTGCGATCGGCGGCGCCGCCACACTTCGTCCGCGGCCGAAGTGTCGGATGCCGAGCCGTCTTACGATGAGGCGCATGGACACCCTCGATTCGACCGCCGATTTCCAGCTGGCCCGCGTAGCCGGCGCCATCGCCGAGCCGGCGCGCGCCCGCATGCTCAGCTGCCTGATGGACGGCCACGCACGCACCGCCACCGAACTCGCCACCGTGGCCGAGGTGGCCGCGTCCACCGCGAGCGCGCATCTTGCGCGGCTGAAGGAAGAGCGGCTGGTCGAACTGCTGGTGCAGGGCAAGCACCGCTACTTTCGCCTGGCCAACGACGACGTGGCCGCCGCGCTCGAAAGCCTGATGGTGATCGCCGGCACGCCGCGCGCGGCGGAGTTCAAGCCCAACACGCCGAGCCGCCTGCGCAGCGCGCGCACCTGCTACGACCACATGGCGGGCACGGCCGGCGTCGCACTGCACGACCGGTTGCATGCGCAAGGCTGGCTCAGCGGCTTGCAGAGCGGTTCCTACGAGCTCACGCCCGACGGCGCGATCGCGCTCGAAAGCCTGGGCGTGGAGGTGGACGCGGTGCGCCGCTCGCGCCGGCGCTTCGCCTGTGCCTGCCTCGACTGGAGCGAACGCCGGCCGCACCTGGGCGGCGCGCTCGGGGCCGCGTGGCTGCAGCTGTCGCTGCGGCGCGGATGGGTGCGGCAGGAACTGGACGGCCGCGCGCTCACGCTCACGCCGAAGGCGCAGCGCGAGATGCCGGAGCTTTTCGCCTGAGCGCCGGCAGGGTCCGACTTCAGGCCTTCAGCTTGAGCAGGTAGATCAGCGGGCCGGCCATCGCGGTGTCCAGCTCCAGGAAGCTCTCGAAGTCCTTGCCCGCCATCCAGTACGGGTCCCAGTTGTTGCGCTTGATGGTCTTCGCCCACAGGTCATGCGTGGTCGCGCGGCGCACCGCGTCGAGCAGCACGGCCTTGCGGTAGGGCGGCACCTTCTTGCCGGTCATCACGCCGCGCCAGTTGGCGAGGTCGGCGTCCACGCCCTGCTCGCGCACCGATGCGATGCCCTGGAACGGCTGCTTCGACGACACGCCGATGGCGCGCAGCCGGCCGCTGGCCAGGCTGTCGCTGAATTCGCTGAAGCCCGAGATGCCCGCCACCGCCTTGCCGCTCTCCAACGCCTCCACCACCTGCGCGCCGCCTGGGTGCGGCTGGTAGACCAGCGAGGAGGAAGCGCCCGCCACGCGCGCCAGCATGCCGGCGTACATGTGGTCCACGCCGCCGGCGGAGCCGCCCGCGACCACTGTATTGGCCGCGTCCGTGCGCAGCTGGGCGATCAGGTCCTTCGGCGTCTTGATGGGAGAGTCGGCCTTGACCGCCACCACTTCATAGTCGCTGGTGAGGCGTGCCACCGGCGACACGTTGCTCAGGGTCACGGCCGGCTTCTGCAGCGCCACGGCACCGACCATCACCATGCCGCTGACGAGCAGGGCCTCCGGGTCGGCGTCGTATTTCTCGACGTACTTGGCCAGGCCGATGGTGCCGCCCTTGCCGCCGATGTTCTCGTAGACCACGTTGCCCACCGCGCCCGAGGCCAGCAGCGCGGCGCCGAGCGCGCGGCCGGTCTGGTCCCAGCCGCCGCCTTCGTTCGCGGGAATCACGATGCGCAGCTTGCTGCCCGCCGGTGCGTCGGCCGCCCTGGCGACGCCGGGCCACAGCGCGGCGCCCCCTGTGCCTGCAGCTGCGGCCGATGCCGCGATCCATGCCGAGAAGTTGCGGCGCGAGAGAGTGACGGAAGGCGACTGGGGCATCTTGTTTCCGGTTTTCTGTGGGGAAACCGAATGATGTCCGCGAAAAGCGCCGATCCCGCCCGTGCGCGGGCAGGGACAAACCCGGATGCACGCCGGGCGCCCTTGCTTTACTGGAAGGCCACCTCGGCAAAGCTGCGCAGCTTGCGGCTGTGCAGGCGCGTGGAGCCTTCCTCGCGCAGGATGTCGATGGCCCGCATGCCGATGCGCAGGTGCTGTTCCACCCGTTCGCGATAGAAGTGGTTGGCCATGCCGGGCAGCTTGATCTCGCCGTGCAGCGGCTTGTCGCTCACGCACAGCAAGGTGCCGTAGGGCACGCGGAAGCGGAAGCCGTTGGCCGCGATGGTGGCGCTTTCCATGTCCAGCGCCACCGCGCGGCTCTGGCTGAAGCGGCGCTGCGGCTGGTTGCCGGGCAGCAGCTCCCAGTTGCGGTTGTCGGTGCTGGCCACCGTGCCGGTGCGCATGATCTTCTTGAGGTCGGGGCCCTCGTAGCGCGTGACGTCGGCCACGGCCTTCTCGAGCGCGAGCTGGATCTCCGACAGCGCCGGAATGGGCACCCACAGCGGCAACTCTTCGTCGAGCACGTGGTCCTCGCGCACGTAGGCGTGGGCCAGCACGTAGTCGCCCAGCTGCTGCGTGTTGCGCAGGCCGGCGCAGTGGCCCAGCATCATCCAGGCGTGCGGGCGCAGCACGGCGATGTGGTCGGTGATGGTCTTGGCATTGGCCGGGCCGACGCCGATGTTGACCATGCTGGTGCCGCTGCAGTCCTCGCGCACCAGGTGGTAGGCCGGCATCTGCGGCAGCCGCGGCGGTGCCGTGCCCTGGCTGCCGTCGAGCAGGTGGCCGAAGTTCTGGCTGCCGCCAGCGGCCAGGCCGCGGCGGCGCGTGACCACGTTGCCGGGCTCGATGAAGGCGATGTACTCGCTGTTCTCGTCGGCCATGGCCTCGTGGCCCAGCCGCACGAATTCGTCGATGTAGAACTGGTAGTTGGTGAACAGCACGAAGTTCTGGAACCAGTCGGGCGCGGTGCCGGTGTAGTGGCGAAGGCGGTGCAGCGAGTAGTCCACCCGCGCGGCCGTGAACAGCGACAGCGGTTGCGCCTCGCCGTCGCGCGCCTCGAAGGTGCCGTTGGCAATGCCGTCGTCCATCACGCCCAGGTCGGGCAGGTCGAACACGTCGCGCATGAGGGCGCGGCGCTCGGCGCTCATGGTGCCTTCGATGTGGTCGTTCTCGGCAAACGAGAAGTGGATGGGAATGGGCTGCGTGCTGGTGCCGATCTCCAGCTCGACCTGGTGGTTTTCCAGCAGCAGGCGGAACTGGTCGAAGTAGTAGCGCGAGAACAGGTCGGGCCGCGTCAGCGTGGTCTCGTAGCGGCCGGGGCCGGCCACGAAGCCGTAGCTCAGGCCGGCGTTGGCCGGCGGCGTGTGGCGCGAGACGGTGTGGGTATGCACCCGCACGAAGGGGTAGCAGGCCCGCACCCGGCCCGGCAGCGCCTCGCCGGCAACGAAGCGCAGCATCGATTCGCGAAGATGGGCCAGGCCGCCGTTGTAGATGGCCTTGACCTGTTCGAGTGCGGCGGCGGCATCGGCGAAGCGGGCGGGAGCGACGAAGGTGGGCATGTAGGGCATGGCGTCATTGTGCAATGCTTGTTTGAGGGCGTTGTTCGGGGTGCGCTCACGCCGCCGTCGTGAGCGTTCAGAGCACTTGTTGATCGAGCGGCACAACGGCAGCGCTCGTCGTGCACAGGGCGCCGGGTGCTCCCCGCAGCGAAATAAAGGAGGAGGCCGCAGGCCGGGGGACATTCGCGGAGGGGAGTACCCGGTGGCCTGTGCACGCACCCTGAACGAAAGCACCCAAACCTCAGCCCAGCAAGCACTCCAGCACCTTCGCAAGCATGTCGTTCACATCGACAGCCTGCACAGCCCCGGGCAGCGCCACATCGCCGTGCATCACGAACACCGGCTTGCCCCACTTCAGCCCCATCGCCATCTCCGACAGCGTGCCCATGTTGCCGCCGATGGCCACCAGGCACACGCCGCTGCGCGCGATGATGCCGTTGCGCATCTCGCCCATGCCCGTGGGAATGGCCACGCTGAGCCACTCGTTGGCGTTGCGGTCGTCGTCCTCCGGCAGGATGCCCACGGCGATGCCGCCTGCTTCCACCGCGCCGCGCGAGGCCGCGGCCATCACGCCGCCGCGCCCGCCGCACACCACCGACATGCCCGCGCGGGCCAGCGCATGCGCCACCGCATGGGCGGCCTCGCACTCGGCCGGGCCGCCGTCGCCGGGGCCGATCATCGCCACCGGCTGGCGGTGGCGCGACGGCCCCCGCTGCTTCTGCGCCAGGCGCGCCAGCGCCTCAGTGACCGGCGCCGACAGCACCGCGCTCGCGCCTTCGCGTAAAGACATCACCCACTCCCATCACGATCACACACACCACCATCAGCACCAGCGACAACGCCGCCGCCACCGCGAAATCGGAACCGCCGTCGCCCACCTGCGCCAGCAGCATCAGCGGCAGGATGTTGAGCTGCGTGCCCACCAGCGCCAGCGCCGTGCCGTAGGTGCCCATGGCAATCGCGGCGACCATGCAGGCGTTCGACAGCACCGAAGGCAGCACCTCGGGCACCACCGTGTCCCGGAAGGCGCGGGCTTTCGACGCGCCCAGCGTGCGCGCCGCCTGCGCCGGGCGCAGGTCGAGGTTCGCGAACACCGGGTACAGCGACAGCGCCACGCGCGGGATCAGGTAATAGGCATAGGCGAAGCCCAGGCCCGACACGCTGTAGATCCAGCTGCCCAGGGCCGCCGGGTCCGCGCCCAGCCCCGCGAGCAGCTGCGTCACGAAGCCGGCGCGCCCGAAGGCCAGGATGAAGCCGTAGGCGATCACCAGCCCCGAGAAAGCCAGCGGCAGGCCCAGCAGCGTCATCATCCACTGGCGCCGCGACGCCGGCTGGCGCGCCAGCTCGATCGCGATGCAGGTGCCCACCAGCGCCGACACCGCGCCCGCCGCCAGCCCGAGCGCCAGCGTGTTGCGCAGCGCGCCGAAGAACAGCGGGTTGCCGAACAGCCGCCCGAAGGCGCTGCCGCCTTCGCCGAAGGCCTCGGGCAGCAGCGCCGCCAGCGGCACCGCGAAGAACAGCGCCATGAAGGCCCAGGCGGGCCAGGCGCCAAAGCGTCGCATCACGGCTGACCGATCACTTGCCCAGGGCAGCCTGTGCCCACAGCTTGTCGATCTCGGCCTTGCGCTCCGAGGCCTTCACCACGTCCAGCGGCTTGATCTGCGGCGCGGGCGGCATCTTGGCGGCCACGTCGGCGCTCAGCTGCGTGCCCGGCACGGCCGGCCGCACGAAGCCCTGCGCGAACAGCGACTGGCCGGCCTCGCTCATGATGAAGTTCAGCCACAGCTTGCCGGCGTTCGGGTTCGGGCCGTTCTTCACCAGGCTGATGGCGTAGGGCGCGGCCACGCTGGCTTCCTTCGGAATGACGACTTCCATCGCGTCGCCCATGCCGTCGACGTGCTTGGCCTTCAGGCCGTCGTTCTCGTAGCTGATCCACACGGGAATCTCGCCCTTGAGGAACTTGGCGTAGGGCGTGGTGCCTTCCACGCGCAGCACGTTGCCGGCCGAATGCAGCTTGCCCAGGTAGTCGATGCCGGGCTGCACGTTGTCGACGCTGCCGCCGTTGGCGTAGGCCGCGGCGAAAGTCAGCACCTGGCCGATGCCGGTGGAGCGCGGGTCGAGGTAGACCACCGTGTTCTTGAACTCGGGCTTGAGCAGGTCGGCCCAGCCCGTGGGCACGTTCTTCACCAGCTTCTTGTTGACCAGGAAGGCGATGTTCAGCGTGTGGATGGTGAACCAGCGGCCTTCGGCCTCGCGGAACACGGGCGGCAGCTTGTCGAAGTTGACGGGCTTGAAGGGCGCGACCACGTCCTTCTTCGCGGCGTCGACGGCCGAGGCGGCGAAGTAGTAGGCGGTGTCGGCCTGCGGGCGGCGCCTGGTCTTCTCGAGCGCGACCACGGTGGCGGCGGAACCGATGTCGTTGTAGGTCAGCTCGATCTCGGGGTAGCGCTTCTTGAAGTCGCGGAACAGCGACTTCCAGTTGGCCCATTCGGGGCCGGTGTCGAAGGAGACGCACAGGCCTTCCTTCTGCGCCTCGGCGTACAGCGCCTTCTCGCCCGCATACAGCTCGGGGCCGTCGAAGGCGAAGGCGGTGCGGGCCGCGAGGGTGGCCAGCGGCAGTGCGCCGGCGGCTTGGATCAGTTGTCTGCGTTGCATGGTGGCTCCTTGAGGAAAGGGTTCAGTGGTCGAGTAAACGGATGTGCCCGGGCGCGATGGCGATGGCCTCCACGGCCGGCGCGGGCGATTCGGCAAGGAAGGGCCTGGCCGCGCCCGGCACCTCGAAGTCGTAGCGCGTGAGCGCACCCAGGTAGCGCTGCGCGCGGGTGCTGCCCGCGAGACGGTTCACGGCGTCGGCTGCCGGGTCGGCGCGGATGTGCTCGGGGCGCACCAGCACGTGCACCGCGGTGCCGAAGGCGCGCTGGCCGGTGTCGGCGAAGAGTTCGGCAAAGCCCAGGTCCAGCCGGCCCGGCGCGGCCACCTTGGCGGGCAGGATCGTCGAGAGCCCGACGAACTCGGCCACCGCGCGGCTCGCGGGGTTCTCGTAGATGTCGCGCGGCGTGGCGATCTGCAGCAGCCGGCCGTCCTTGAGCATGGCGACGCGGTCGGCCATGACCAGTGCTTCTTCCTGGTCGTGCGTGACCAGCAGCGTGGTGGCGTTGAAGCGCTGCTGTATGGCGCGGATCTGGTCGCGCAGGTGGCCGCGCACGCTGGCGTCGAGCGCCGACAGCGGCTCGTCGAGCAGCAGGGCGCGCGGGTCGATGGCCAGGGCGCGCGCCAAGGCCACGCGCTGCTGCTGGCCGCCCGAAAGCTGCGCCACGGCGCGCTGCGCAAAGTCGCCCAGCCCCACGATGTCGAGCAGCTCCTGCGCGCGCTGGCGTCGTTCGGTGGCCGCCACCTTGCGCAGCTTGAGCCCGTAGGCCACGTTGTCGAGCACGCTCAGGTGCGGGAACAGCGCGTAGCTCTGGAACACCATGCCGATGTTGCGCTGGTGCACGGGCGTGCGCGACATGTCTTCGCCGTCGAGCGCGATGCGGCCGGTGTGGCCCGTCTCCAGGCCCGACACCAGCTTCAGCAGCGTCGACTTGCCGGAGCCGCTGGGGCCGATCACCGCGACCAGCTCGCCGGTGCGCACGTCGAGCGACACGTCGTGCAGGCCGTGCGTGCTGCCGGGATAGTTGTAGTTGACGTTGTCGAGTAGGAGGCTCATGGCGTATCGGTCAGGCGCGTTGCTTCACGAGGGAAGAGGAAAGAAGCGCCGACGCGCTCGCCAGCACAAGAAGGATCACCGTGGCCGCGCAGGCGAAGCCCGTGGCGCCGTAGAAGGCCTGCAGCAGCACCACGGGGTAGGTGCGGTTCTGGAAGCTCGTGAGCAGGTTCGACACGCCGAACTCGCCCACCGAGATGGCCGCCACCATCACCAGCCCGCTGATCAGGCTCTGGCGCAGGCTCGGCAGCACGATGCCGGTGAACTGCTGCCAGCCCGAGGCGCCGAGCGTGGCCGCCGCCTGCTCGAGCCGGCCGAGGTCGAGGTGGCGCAGGTCGGTCAGCAGCGTGTTGGTGAGGTAGGGCAGGGTGAGGATCGCGTGCGCGGCTATCAGCAGCGGCATCGAGCCCAGCCAGGGCGCGAGATCGGTGTTGAACACGATCATGTAGCCGAAGGCCAGCGTGATGGCCGGCACCGCCACCGGCGTGGCGCTCACGATGCGCGCCGCCAGGCTGCCGCCGCGCTGCGCGCCGTGGTACAGCGCATAGGCCAGCGGCAAGGCCAGCACGGTGTTGATGGCGCAGGCCGACATGGCGACCACGAGGCTGCTGACGAAAGCCTTGCGGAACGAGGTGTCGAGCCACAGGTCGACGTACCACTGTCCGGTGATGCCGGTGGGCAGCAGCGTGTTGGTCCAGTTGCCGCCCACGCTGCCGATCATCAGCAGGGCGATGGGCAGCAGCAGGTACAGGCCGTAGATGAGCGAAATGCCGCGAACCAAGGTTGTCTCCAATGTCATGGACACCCGGCATACTTTCCGGATGCGCTACTGTCAGCGCCGGGCATGCCGCCGCGTTGCCCCGAATTCTAGGAACCGCGTGCGTACTTATGGGTGAAAGTTGGATGACGACACTTGAGCAATCAGAAAGCGTTTTTCACGCAGCTTTCATGAAGCGGAGCGATGCATGAAGCGCGACTGCCCCACCATCCAGGAGCTGCTGGCCTTCGACGCGGTGGCGCGCCACCAGAGCATCACGCTCGCGGCGGGCGCCCTGTGCATCACCGTGAGCGCGGTCAGCAAGCAGATCGCCGGGCTCGAGGCTTTCCTGGGCCGCGAGCTGCTGCAGAAGAACGGACGCGGCGTGCAGCTCACGCCGCAGGGCCGCGTGTACTGGCAGAAGATCTCGGGCGGGCTGCGCGCCATCGAGACCGCGACCTTCGAGGCCCGCTCGGGCGACGCGGGCGCGGGGCTCCTCACGCTGGCCAGCGTGCCCACCTTTCTCACCAAGTGGCTCATTCCGCGGCTGCCCGCCTTCAGCCAGAAGAGCCGC includes the following:
- a CDS encoding ABC transporter ATP-binding protein, giving the protein MSLLLDNVNYNYPGSTHGLHDVSLDVRTGELVAVIGPSGSGKSTLLKLVSGLETGHTGRIALDGEDMSRTPVHQRNIGMVFQSYALFPHLSVLDNVAYGLKLRKVAATERRQRAQELLDIVGLGDFAQRAVAQLSGGQQQRVALARALAIDPRALLLDEPLSALDASVRGHLRDQIRAIQQRFNATTLLVTHDQEEALVMADRVAMLKDGRLLQIATPRDIYENPASRAVAEFVGLSTILPAKVAAPGRLDLGFAELFADTGQRAFGTAVHVLVRPEHIRADPAADAVNRLAGSTRAQRYLGALTRYDFEVPGAARPFLAESPAPAVEAIAIAPGHIRLLDH
- a CDS encoding ABC transporter permease, whose product is MTLETTLVRGISLIYGLYLLLPIALLMIGSVGGNWTNTLLPTGITGQWYVDLWLDTSFRKAFVSSLVVAMSACAINTVLALPLAYALYHGAQRGGSLAARIVSATPVAVPAITLAFGYMIVFNTDLAPWLGSMPLLIAAHAILTLPYLTNTLLTDLRHLDLGRLEQAAATLGASGWQQFTGIVLPSLRQSLISGLVMVAAISVGEFGVSNLLTSFQNRTYPVVLLQAFYGATGFACAATVILLVLASASALLSSSLVKQRA